One window of Chitinophagaceae bacterium genomic DNA carries:
- a CDS encoding rhomboid family intramembrane serine protease: MNRIGPGGFSILPPVVKNLLIINGLLFLGTFVFESNFGISLIRILGLHFFESEFFQPFQLVTHMFMHGGMLHIFSNMFALWMFGSTLENVWGPKRFLFFYFFTGLGAAALHMGVTAYSLYSLQNAVEMYIQDPSFLAFRELVQSHSTGMMRGSVNQFLANWSMQPDNTAYIQRSVSLAQELYSANVNIPTVGASGAVFGILLGFGMLFPNTRLFLLFPPIPIKAKYFVIFYGLFELYAGFSSFSGGSNIAHFAHLGGMLFGFILIKYWNKSSRNFF; this comes from the coding sequence ATGAACAGAATAGGCCCGGGTGGTTTCAGCATATTGCCTCCTGTAGTTAAAAATTTATTAATAATCAATGGTTTGCTTTTTTTAGGAACCTTTGTATTTGAAAGTAATTTTGGAATAAGTTTAATCAGAATTTTGGGCTTACACTTTTTTGAGTCTGAATTTTTTCAACCATTCCAGCTCGTGACGCATATGTTTATGCATGGCGGGATGCTTCATATTTTTTCTAATATGTTTGCGCTCTGGATGTTTGGCAGTACACTGGAAAATGTCTGGGGGCCAAAGCGATTTTTGTTTTTTTACTTTTTTACCGGACTCGGTGCAGCAGCACTTCACATGGGAGTAACGGCTTATTCTCTTTACAGTTTGCAGAATGCGGTGGAGATGTATATACAGGATCCTTCTTTTTTAGCTTTCAGGGAGCTTGTTCAAAGCCATTCAACGGGCATGATGAGAGGTTCGGTTAATCAGTTTTTAGCAAACTGGAGTATGCAACCGGATAATACGGCTTATATACAACGGTCTGTTTCTTTAGCTCAGGAACTTTATAGTGCAAATGTTAATATCCCTACAGTTGGGGCTTCCGGCGCTGTTTTCGGAATATTATTAGGATTTGGTATGCTTTTTCCGAACACTCGGCTCTTTCTTTTGTTCCCTCCTATACCAATAAAGGCAAAATATTTCGTTATATTTTATGGACTATTTGAACTTTATGCCGGCTTTAGTTCGTTTTCAGGAGGGAGTAATATAGCTCACTTCGCACATTTAGGTGGCATGCTTTTTGGGTTTATATTAATTAAATATTGGAATAAAAGTAGTAGAAATTTCTTTTGA
- the mutL gene encoding DNA mismatch repair endonuclease MutL has product MSDIVKLLPDAIANQIAAGEVIQRPASVVKELMENAIDAGCSEIKLNIRDAGKTLIQLIDDGSGMSHTDARLALSRHATSKIRKAEDLFSIRTMGFRGEALASIVAISKVEIKTRLQDEELGTLLRVEGSEISAHESCQCKHGTTFSVKNLFYNIPARRNFLKSDPVETRHIIDEFQRIALAYPNIQFQMTHNEKDVFSLPKGNLKQRIVNIFGKNYREKIFPVQEDTEILKINGYIGKPDFVKKTRGEQFIFVNNRFIKSGYINHAIQTAYDKLIPEGSFSFFCLFLELDPSKIDVNVHPTKQEIKFEDERVIYQIINASIRKSLTQFGAMPSLDFDVDSRFRHLPGFQNQSPKSSDAGSQQNISAFPKKTPQEKENIRNWATAYRDLNTDTENEASKIISSSLSFETRNEQTGHESRPVESIEMPKTFQLHKKYVISSISSGLIIINQEYAHQRILFEKYIERFDLNQTSSQRLVFPENIELSAGDYSLIEDLLEDLNTLGFDIEKFGKNTLILHGVPSEIRSTEGSNLIHELLELYKISASGKKQEKYILLARCLSKQLGIKAGRKLKEEEMQKLIDELFACKEPGISPERKKTYICLDSDELENRFNH; this is encoded by the coding sequence ATGTCTGATATAGTTAAATTATTACCGGATGCTATTGCTAATCAGATAGCTGCCGGAGAAGTGATACAAAGACCTGCATCTGTAGTTAAAGAGTTAATGGAAAACGCCATTGATGCAGGCTGTAGCGAGATAAAACTAAATATAAGAGATGCCGGAAAAACCTTAATTCAGTTAATTGATGATGGAAGCGGTATGTCTCATACTGACGCAAGACTTGCACTTAGTCGCCATGCAACATCAAAAATCAGAAAGGCAGAAGACCTTTTTTCTATACGCACTATGGGATTCAGAGGGGAGGCTTTGGCTTCTATAGTTGCTATTTCAAAAGTAGAAATTAAAACCAGATTGCAAGATGAGGAGTTGGGAACTCTTCTAAGAGTTGAAGGCTCTGAAATTTCAGCTCATGAATCTTGTCAATGCAAACACGGGACTACTTTTAGTGTAAAAAATTTATTTTATAATATCCCTGCCCGCAGAAATTTTTTAAAATCAGATCCGGTAGAAACCAGACATATAATTGATGAGTTTCAGCGGATTGCTTTGGCTTATCCCAATATACAGTTTCAAATGACACATAATGAAAAAGATGTTTTTTCATTACCAAAGGGCAATCTAAAACAACGAATTGTTAATATTTTCGGAAAAAATTACCGGGAAAAGATTTTTCCTGTTCAGGAGGATACCGAAATTTTAAAAATAAACGGTTACATCGGCAAACCGGACTTTGTTAAAAAAACAAGGGGGGAGCAGTTTATTTTTGTAAATAACAGATTTATCAAAAGCGGCTATATCAACCATGCTATACAAACGGCTTATGATAAACTCATTCCGGAGGGGAGTTTTTCCTTTTTTTGTTTGTTTTTGGAGTTAGATCCTTCAAAAATTGATGTGAATGTACATCCCACAAAACAAGAAATTAAGTTTGAAGATGAAAGAGTTATTTATCAGATTATAAACGCATCCATAAGAAAATCCCTGACCCAGTTTGGAGCTATGCCAAGCCTTGATTTTGATGTGGACAGCCGCTTTCGTCACTTGCCGGGATTTCAGAATCAAAGCCCGAAATCAAGTGATGCCGGATCACAACAAAATATATCTGCTTTTCCTAAAAAAACTCCTCAGGAAAAGGAAAATATCAGGAATTGGGCAACTGCCTACCGGGACTTAAACACGGATACGGAAAATGAAGCTTCAAAGATTATATCCAGCAGTTTATCTTTTGAAACCCGGAATGAGCAGACAGGTCATGAGAGCCGACCCGTTGAATCTATAGAGATGCCTAAGACTTTTCAGCTCCATAAAAAGTATGTTATATCCTCTATTTCCTCAGGATTGATAATTATTAATCAGGAATATGCGCACCAAAGGATTTTATTTGAAAAATATATAGAGCGTTTTGATTTGAATCAAACTAGCTCACAAAGATTAGTTTTTCCGGAAAATATTGAACTGAGTGCCGGGGATTATTCTTTGATAGAAGATTTGTTGGAAGATTTAAATACACTGGGCTTTGATATTGAAAAGTTTGGCAAAAACACCTTAATTTTACATGGAGTGCCATCTGAAATCAGAAGCACAGAAGGAAGTAACCTGATACATGAATTGCTGGAATTGTATAAAATCAGTGCTTCAGGCAAGAAACAGGAAAAATATATTTTACTGGCAAGGTGTTTATCAAAGCAACTTGGAATAAAAGCCGGCAGAAAACTCAAAGAGGAAGAAATGCAAAAATTAATAGACGAGCTTTTTGCCTGTAAGGAACCCGGGATTTCTCCGGAAAGAAAGAAGACTTACATATGTTTAGATAGTGATGAATTAGAAAACCGATTTAATCATTGA
- a CDS encoding tetratricopeptide repeat protein codes for MFEKNFDDYINPEFFELVERFEKMLDNRDVGFFEESALEQIVEYYEEMGDHKKVLDAIGFATEQYPFSSFFLIKKAQIFFDERNNDEALEVLEKAEIFSPSDISIYLLRADIFLWNGMHENALEEVQKAFSHADEEEYPDLYLEKADVFEDWEKYSEVFINLEKTLEIDPENYEALERMWFCVEILENYEESIDFHTKLIDRKPYSYQAWYNLANAYSGLGFFEKAIEYFEFAIAINEKHHYAFRDCAEVLFKLKDYKKAAEYFQEAAILNQTNRELSQKEIYFKLGLCNKKLNDLNRARYYFRKATKLDPYMHEAFFQIGKTYAKEGKYDNAIHSFERAVKVNDQNTKYLKALAKALSKCSDFTASAKHYGQALSVNPNDVSTWKSYVLSTYKTDELSLAVSRIDEAIKHFPDESALLFIKAAFLYENGRRNSAIDCFEIACSKDYNAYFKAFQIYPSMFDDSEIIRLMDIYKTN; via the coding sequence ATGTTTGAAAAAAATTTTGACGACTATATAAATCCGGAGTTCTTTGAATTGGTAGAGCGTTTTGAAAAAATGCTCGACAATAGAGACGTAGGGTTCTTTGAAGAAAGTGCCCTCGAACAAATTGTTGAGTATTACGAAGAAATGGGCGACCATAAAAAAGTTTTGGATGCAATAGGATTTGCTACTGAGCAGTATCCTTTTTCTTCTTTTTTCCTCATTAAAAAAGCGCAGATTTTTTTCGATGAGCGTAATAATGACGAAGCACTGGAAGTATTGGAAAAAGCAGAAATATTCTCACCCTCAGACATTTCGATATATTTATTAAGAGCAGACATCTTTCTTTGGAACGGTATGCACGAAAATGCTCTTGAAGAAGTTCAAAAAGCTTTCAGTCATGCAGATGAAGAAGAATACCCCGATTTGTATCTGGAAAAAGCAGATGTATTTGAAGACTGGGAAAAATATTCAGAGGTATTTATCAATTTAGAAAAAACACTCGAAATAGATCCCGAAAATTACGAAGCATTGGAAAGAATGTGGTTTTGTGTTGAAATTTTAGAAAACTATGAAGAGAGTATAGATTTTCACACTAAACTGATAGACAGAAAGCCTTATTCTTATCAAGCCTGGTACAATCTGGCAAATGCATATTCAGGATTGGGTTTCTTCGAAAAAGCAATTGAATACTTTGAGTTTGCTATTGCAATCAATGAAAAGCATCATTATGCTTTCCGTGACTGTGCTGAAGTTTTGTTTAAGCTTAAAGATTATAAAAAAGCTGCCGAATATTTTCAGGAGGCTGCAATTTTGAATCAAACGAACAGAGAGCTTTCACAAAAAGAAATTTACTTTAAGCTGGGCTTGTGTAATAAAAAATTAAACGACCTGAACAGGGCGAGATATTACTTCAGAAAAGCTACAAAGCTTGATCCTTATATGCATGAAGCCTTTTTTCAAATCGGTAAAACTTATGCAAAAGAGGGGAAATATGATAATGCCATTCACTCATTTGAAAGAGCAGTAAAAGTAAACGATCAAAATACTAAATACCTGAAAGCACTGGCAAAAGCACTATCCAAGTGTTCTGACTTTACAGCATCTGCCAAACATTACGGACAGGCACTATCGGTAAATCCGAATGATGTTTCAACCTGGAAGTCTTATGTGCTTTCTACTTATAAAACAGATGAGCTTTCTCTGGCAGTGTCACGTATTGATGAAGCGATTAAACATTTCCCGGATGAAAGTGCACTTTTATTCATAAAAGCAGCTTTTTTATATGAAAACGGTCGCAGAAATTCAGCGATTGACTGTTTTGAAATTGCCTGCTCTAAAGATTATAACGCTTATTTTAAAGCATTTCAAATTTACCCTTCTATGTTTGATGATAGCGAAATTATCCGCTTGATGGACATCTATAAAACAAATTAA
- a CDS encoding rhomboid family intramembrane serine protease gives MTGNNSILDDLKWQFSNGSMLIKLILINLGVFLTVHTVRVFLHLFVADGSLVDQTFNNLLQWFTLPASLLDLVKRPWTLVTHMFLHVGFFHILFNMLWLYWFGRIFREFLSERKLLPVYLFGGFAGAFLMILSYNLFPGLSSNVANVMALGASAGVLAVVVSTATMAPNYTIYMLFLGPVRIKYIAIFVVILDFISIPGGNTGGHIAHLGGAIFGFFYIRNLNRGYDITNGFDIAVNVVKSLFKVRKKGPKVAYKNKNVRYETQNVNRSQKGTKQNQSNASQADIDKQGRIDQILDKISLSGYDSLSKEEKEFLFRVSNEED, from the coding sequence ATGACAGGAAACAACTCCATATTAGATGATTTAAAATGGCAATTCAGTAATGGAAGTATGCTCATAAAATTGATATTAATCAATTTGGGTGTATTCTTAACTGTCCATACTGTGCGTGTTTTTCTTCATCTTTTTGTAGCTGACGGGAGTCTTGTTGATCAAACCTTTAATAATTTATTGCAGTGGTTTACTTTACCGGCTTCTTTATTAGATTTGGTTAAACGTCCGTGGACTTTGGTCACTCACATGTTTTTGCATGTAGGCTTTTTTCATATCCTTTTTAATATGCTTTGGCTCTATTGGTTCGGAAGAATTTTCAGGGAATTTTTAAGTGAAAGAAAATTATTGCCGGTTTACCTCTTTGGTGGATTTGCAGGTGCTTTTCTAATGATTTTGTCGTATAATTTATTTCCCGGTCTAAGCTCCAATGTTGCCAATGTTATGGCTCTGGGTGCTTCAGCAGGTGTTTTGGCAGTGGTAGTTTCTACAGCAACTATGGCGCCTAATTATACTATATACATGTTGTTTTTAGGGCCTGTTAGGATAAAATATATTGCAATTTTCGTGGTGATACTTGATTTTATAAGTATTCCGGGTGGAAATACCGGCGGACATATTGCGCATCTCGGCGGAGCAATTTTCGGCTTCTTTTATATACGAAATTTAAACCGTGGGTACGACATTACCAATGGCTTTGACATAGCCGTTAATGTTGTAAAGTCTTTGTTTAAAGTGAGAAAAAAAGGTCCTAAAGTTGCCTACAAAAATAAAAATGTACGTTACGAAACGCAAAACGTAAACCGTAGTCAAAAAGGGACCAAGCAAAATCAATCAAACGCTTCTCAGGCAGATATTGATAAGCAAGGTAGAATTGATCAAATTTTGGATAAAATCTCTCTTTCCGGCTATGACAGCCTATCAAAAGAAGAAAAAGAATTTTTATTTAGAGTGTCCAACGAAGAGGATTAG
- a CDS encoding DUF349 domain-containing protein, whose amino-acid sequence MNKAEILERLQEIDKLDYNAELRDEIRSLSDVFREYMEQEFHEAKLSKLEGDDKNQKTPEEIQKSIELNKEFKALAEKFKEKDKVWKEKKDEIINEILEKKKELLKRLEFINQTDKAISIKDKYDLFNSIREEWNKLGSLKKEAYRDLKNQFNAEVQKFYHEIEIDKEFRDMHFKKNKEQREEIIEKVRQLDSEAEIWKTDAFLKMYRKEWEDSGMVRKEDFENLKNEFWESYRKIADKIEDFFRKKDEEQEVIVKQKELLIERIRELNKIKSTLIKEWNEQSDKVSEVIKEWRKTGFVSRKKNKEIWDTFNNELDVFFNGKRTFFNELREKRKEIKDRKVAIIDRIAELAKEPGDWNQSTDEVKKLQQDWKQSGRLRSNEEDKLWAKLREVSDSFFEKKKQHFESMQEVKSEIKEEKRQLLTEFEKVEMPDDKEEALDLLSQWQDKWLKAGSANFISEKKLSQQFNDIVRKHQSKLDIHDDEKDMFSFRQKLKRFLKSENGKDLIEREKRFVKNKLREAEDELVKLEDSMALFTFSGKNNSSPLLVEAEKKLENAKKRRDLFKEKSIVLKTTKIVEEEESVKESEENEEKDKES is encoded by the coding sequence ATGAATAAAGCAGAGATTCTGGAGAGATTACAGGAAATTGATAAACTTGATTACAATGCTGAGTTAAGAGATGAAATTCGCAGCTTGTCGGATGTCTTCAGAGAGTATATGGAACAGGAGTTTCACGAAGCCAAGCTGAGTAAGCTCGAAGGTGATGATAAAAATCAAAAGACACCGGAAGAGATTCAAAAATCCATAGAACTCAATAAAGAGTTTAAAGCACTGGCAGAAAAATTCAAAGAGAAAGATAAGGTTTGGAAAGAGAAAAAGGATGAAATAATCAATGAAATACTTGAGAAAAAGAAGGAGTTGTTAAAACGCCTTGAATTCATAAATCAAACCGATAAAGCCATTTCTATAAAGGATAAGTACGATTTGTTCAATAGTATCCGTGAGGAATGGAATAAATTAGGCAGCCTGAAAAAAGAAGCCTACAGAGATCTTAAAAATCAGTTTAATGCGGAAGTGCAAAAGTTTTATCATGAAATAGAAATTGATAAGGAATTCCGCGATATGCACTTTAAGAAAAATAAAGAGCAGCGGGAAGAAATAATTGAAAAAGTCAGGCAGTTAGACAGCGAAGCAGAAATATGGAAAACAGATGCTTTCCTAAAAATGTATCGTAAGGAGTGGGAAGACAGCGGAATGGTCAGAAAGGAAGATTTTGAAAATTTGAAAAATGAATTTTGGGAATCTTACAGAAAAATTGCAGACAAAATTGAAGACTTTTTCCGAAAAAAGGATGAAGAACAGGAAGTTATTGTCAAGCAAAAGGAATTGCTGATTGAAAGAATCCGGGAGTTAAATAAAATTAAAAGCACACTCATAAAAGAGTGGAATGAACAAAGCGATAAAGTTTCTGAAGTAATTAAAGAGTGGCGCAAAACAGGATTTGTTTCCCGAAAGAAGAATAAAGAAATCTGGGATACTTTTAACAATGAATTAGATGTGTTTTTTAACGGGAAAAGAACTTTTTTCAATGAATTGCGCGAGAAGAGGAAAGAGATAAAAGATCGGAAAGTAGCTATAATTGATAGAATTGCAGAATTGGCAAAAGAACCCGGAGACTGGAATCAATCTACCGATGAGGTTAAGAAATTACAGCAAGACTGGAAGCAGTCCGGAAGATTACGCTCCAATGAAGAAGATAAGCTTTGGGCAAAATTAAGAGAAGTTTCAGATAGCTTTTTTGAAAAAAAGAAGCAGCATTTTGAAAGCATGCAGGAAGTTAAATCTGAAATTAAAGAAGAAAAGAGACAGCTGTTAACTGAATTTGAAAAAGTTGAAATGCCGGATGATAAAGAGGAGGCATTAGATTTGCTCAGTCAGTGGCAGGATAAATGGTTAAAGGCCGGTAGTGCAAATTTCATTTCCGAAAAAAAGTTGAGTCAACAATTTAATGATATCGTCAGAAAGCATCAGTCAAAACTTGATATTCATGATGATGAAAAGGATATGTTCAGCTTCCGCCAAAAGTTAAAGCGTTTTCTGAAATCTGAAAATGGAAAAGATTTAATTGAGCGGGAAAAGCGCTTTGTAAAAAATAAGCTTAGGGAAGCAGAAGATGAGTTGGTTAAGCTTGAAGACTCGATGGCTCTCTTTACCTTTAGTGGAAAAAACAATAGCTCCCCATTGCTGGTTGAAGCAGAAAAAAAGCTGGAAAACGCAAAAAAGAGAAGAGACTTGTTCAAGGAAAAATCTATTGTTTTGAAAACAACCAAAATCGTTGAAGAAGAGGAAAGTGTAAAGGAATCGGAAGAAAACGAGGAAAAAGATAAGGAAAGTTAA
- a CDS encoding phosphosulfolactate synthase yields MGEILLKNIPERTAKPRSNGWTMVMDKGLSIPEIENFLSIAEPYTDIVKFGFGTAYVTQNLSEKIAVYKSCGIPVYFGGTLFEAFIARGQFKDYIEVVKKYKLEYVEVSDGSLEISHDKKCEYIKELSNYCTVLSEVGSKDAEKIIPPYIWLQLMEAELEAGAEKVIAEAREAGTVGIYRGTGEVRSGLVQEILSKIKSEKILWEAPQKDQQVWFIKLLGSNVNLGNIAPNDVLPLETLRLGLRGDTFEHFLGDEKPDKPYSFDKLR; encoded by the coding sequence ATGGGAGAAATACTTCTTAAAAACATACCGGAAAGGACTGCAAAGCCCCGTTCTAACGGTTGGACAATGGTCATGGACAAAGGCTTAAGTATTCCTGAGATTGAAAACTTTTTATCAATAGCCGAACCCTATACCGATATAGTAAAATTTGGATTTGGAACGGCCTATGTTACTCAAAATCTTAGTGAAAAAATAGCAGTTTACAAATCCTGTGGGATACCTGTTTATTTTGGAGGAACCTTGTTTGAAGCTTTTATTGCAAGAGGTCAGTTCAAAGACTATATCGAGGTAGTGAAAAAATATAAACTGGAATATGTAGAGGTTTCTGACGGCTCACTGGAAATAAGCCACGATAAAAAGTGTGAGTATATAAAGGAGTTGTCTAACTATTGCACCGTTTTGTCAGAAGTGGGCAGCAAAGACGCAGAAAAAATTATCCCGCCTTACATTTGGCTTCAATTAATGGAAGCTGAACTGGAAGCCGGAGCTGAAAAGGTGATTGCCGAAGCACGTGAAGCCGGAACAGTAGGTATTTACAGGGGTACCGGAGAGGTGCGTTCAGGTCTGGTACAAGAAATTTTAAGCAAAATAAAGAGTGAAAAGATATTATGGGAAGCTCCGCAAAAGGACCAGCAAGTTTGGTTTATTAAACTTTTGGGCAGCAATGTAAATCTGGGAAATATAGCGCCAAATGATGTACTTCCGTTGGAAACATTACGACTTGGCTTAAGAGGGGATACCTTTGAGCATTTTTTGGGTGATGAAAAGCCGGATAAACCATATAGTTTTGATAAGCTTAGATAG